The DNA segment CAACATTTTATGCAAATATATATCTAAATTAtcataattaactaattttatgtgaatatataaaaacaagaataaaataatatgtgAATTTTAACCTATTAGACAATATCACAATAAAAGagaatctaaaaataaataagaaaatttagtgtataaaatataaaaataagctatttagaaatatattaaatgatataagaataataaaagataaccctttttttttaaatgacgtATACATATAGGTTATACTATACCATATATAACttaatatataagaaaaataatgtacTAGATattgctatttttttaaaaaaataaagaatgtaTATAATTAGTAAGTAATAATGTAtactttgtaataaaataaaggtaatatAAGGAAATATGATAGAATATAATGtataatataatttacaaataaaaatatataataatataaatcatatagcaataaaaatatatgtaataaaatatatataatataatataaagaatatataaaataataataatctaataagtataaaatatagtaaattagTTTAATACATATAGGAAAATACATAACATatactaaatttataaataaaatgtataataatatgaataatataattagtaatatataaaataatatatactaaaatatataatataaataatatatataataaatatatgataaaaatatttaaaatgtataacaataatataatagataaaatatagtacaataaataatatataataaaaatatatataacatataataaaatacaaatataacaaaataaataatatatataataaataagtctccttttttaaaaaaataatatattggataataaaaataatatatactattttataactaatgttaaaatatatataaaatatttaaaaatataaaaaaaaactaaaattgaatttaattgaagaATCTGGGGTTAATTTTAAACTAACAAAAAAGAATTAGGCCTAATTTGAAAGAGTTCGAAACTACCAGGGATTCACTAGGCAATTTACCCTAAtcttaaaacgacgccgtttcccGAATGCCGTTTTAAAATTActaagaggactaaattgaaacataattaaaacattagagctaaattaaaaataaataaaatggaattataaatattaaaattgctAGAGGACCAATTGGGCAATTAACCCATTTTacaaaaacatgcggatcctccccgggtaatcgaGTCCACACGCGAATCCTCAGGTCTTAAAACGAGGTCATTTTTAAGCTTATTGACTTAAGCCAAAACGGCACTGTTTCTTTTAGGCTATcctaaaaaatcattttgaaaccagttttttaaaaaaaaaactaagaaattCTCTGAGAGAGGGGAGAGGAAAGGCCCTCCGGGCTCTGGCCTCCATCAGCCCAAGCTCCGGTCATCGGGCACATGCACCCATGCGCCCACGCGCCACCGTCTGAACCGCCGTGCCCGGTGGTtaaggttttcaaattttcattttttcgcAGCGAATCGAAAGGGTAACCTTTTTACTATCTTTATAATGTAGTTCTACTATATgctgtataaaaaaataataataagaaaattaaatgtaTCACCTCCGTTCTTCAGTAAACTTTTGAGCTCTTTTTTTGTATATTCTGTATCCAAAAAAAAACCTCCTCCCCTTTTTACAAATCGGAAGAATGGCTTTATAGCCTTTAGATTATACATGTTTaagaaagaaatctttgatttcttacCTTATTGGTTTTAGTTTATCTGCTACTGTTTAGTTTCCTTTTCTGCTCCGTGTTTGTGGGTTTCTGTTGTTCTGTCTTGCAGGTATTCGCGAGGAGATCTTGATAGACGGGCCCTTTCGACAGAACCGGCGTTGATTTGGCTTTAACAACGGCCTGATTTGAGGCCTGGAATCATGGAGTCGATAGTGGACAACTAAAATGACTCGACTAGGATGATACGCTGAAAGGCCGCTGGAGAGACGTTGATGGGGGCACGATCGGTGGCTGAGGAGTCGTTAAGACGGTGAGGCACTGATGGGGCATTGAAAGACCCTGAGACAGTGCATTGAATAGTGGCCTCGATTCAGGAGCTGGACAGACGCTCCCCGAACTTTCCAGAAATAGTGGCGGCTCGAGGAGAAAtaaggcagaaaccctagggtttcctgcctTGGTGTAATAATTTGGATCAATTGGGCCACTTAAATTTTGTAATTGGTCAGGGGTTTTATGGGCTGATAGGTTTATTGAGTTTGGTGTATGTGTTGGGCTTCGGGTGTATTTGGGTCACACGGGTATTGGATTTTAGGCCTACGAGCTTATTGGTATTTGGGATTTGTATATGGactgtaataaataaatatttatttatttttatttttgggttttaaagCCCTGGCAAGAATGGGCTACTACAATTAGTTTATTTTGACGCTAGGCAAAAATGAGTATATTATTTTGTTTGAGCATAGTATAACATATTTGAGTTTTAGAATAAGTATTTTAGAATATGAGTATtaagtttataaatttaatagGAAAGATAAAAGTTATTCAATTGtcaatatattataataataaacaataaaagatATTTTCGTCAATTAGTAtaggtatattataatataataaagttttaatacaataagcaatttaattattatatataaaagaactctattaattatatataatttatattttttataagacACATTTGAATGTGTTTTcattgtataaaagtaaaatgagttattacattgaaattaaaatatttataacttagaaaattcaaaattatttgaatttgtcAAATCCCGTCCAACTTGATCTGagctcaaatttaaaaaattgaacccaaaaaatctaattttaaatgGGCACGAGCTCAAGAAACTCTAAGTCCAAGTTGATCTGAGTTCGAGAAAATCCAAATATGAATAAAGCCCAATCTAAGCCTGTCCATTTTCCATCTCTACAATTAACTAAGAATTGAAATATAATTGAACATATTCCACAAATGACAACTACGAATAGTAGGACTAGAGACAAGGAGAGTATACAAAGGGGTAGGCATTGGTCTCCCCTCCCCCAAAGTGTAAATCtatcatttagcacatttaaattttataaaattataagttaatataatgataaaattacactttaattcTTCATAAATTTGATTCATTTAAGACTCCTAaaatgtattttctttttttcttttttttttagcttcCTCTCTCCTAAAGATACTGAATGGCAATTACCTATGATAATCAAAACCGAATACTGAAGGACTCAACCTCACTCTCTTCTAGCAATGCTAAGGTCTCGATGGAAATGATctaatatatatgaataaaagTAATgtagtttgaataaaaaaaataatccttttcatcaaataattcctttgcattaaaaaaaattaaaatcagtgGACCATGCATTAGAACTGCAAAAACTAGAACAATCTGACACCACCAAGAAATAAAcggtaatatataaaaatagtacTTTTGTTTGCTTCAGATTACATTTtcatcacttatgtttgaaatgttacattttagtcacttatgttattattttgttacgaagtgatcactctaccattaagttccattatctctctaacggtaatcctacgtgaCAGCCAACTAGATTTTAGGTGCCAACTTGGATTTGtaaatgggatgaaaataggtttttaattaaaaaaattatttaattaaaatttttaaacctaaactttaattaaaaaaactgtTCATCTCCTCTGAACCAAAACTTACCCAAGACCAGCAAAAAAAAAGATTGCAAGGTAATTCAACACAAAATCAGCAGTAAGAAAGAATAATCTGGAATACCCACAAAGAGATTGTGAACATACAAGTTGATTCAGATCagaaaaaatttgattgagaaaCCAATTATTCAAGAACTGTGAAAGAACTAGAAAATATAATGATTAGAAACAAGAACAGTGAAAGTAACAACACTTTtctaaaaaatttacaattagCTTGAATGAAACAGGTTCATGAAAACATGTTTTTGGTTGCATTTTATGGGATGTCTATCGAcccaaaataaaatacatattcacaaacaatttcaaaaagtagaagaaaatatcaagaattttaatttagggttttcattaaacaataaaaaatcaaaacttttgtttttcagtattgaataaaagagatagaGGAATGCAAAGAAGACGTACCTGAACCCTCTATTGAATCCATCTTTATGAAACagtcaatttgatttcaactattttgatcttaataatagttttttccagtcaaatgaaaaaaaacattgaaaaaaagaagagacgaagaaaaataaagaggagATGAAAagtttttttagttaaggttaaggtttaaaatttttaattaattaaaaaattttaattaaaaatttattttcatcccatttagaaattcaagttggcacctaaaatctagttggactacCACGTAAGATTATCGTTAGAGAGATAATGGaatttaacggtagagtgatcacttcgtaataaaaagataacataagtgactaaaacgtaacatttcaaacataagtgattaaaatgtaacctgaagcaaacaaaagtgactattttaatagatTACCCAAAAACAAATGCTTGGTGGTAGGCAATTTCCAAGGCCTACTAAATCAGATTTGGTGGCTAAATTAGCACAATTGGTTCTTTCCACTATGCCTTTAATGATTAGGTGTTGTGATTTACCACGaaattagataataataaaaaaggaccCCAGTCAACTGCCTGCGCATTAATTAGACCCAATTTATCTTTCTTTATTAGATTAGTAACTAATGGGCTTAATTTGGAGAGATGAGGCCGAGGTGGTCATCTAGAGTTATTCGAGCAATCATATTGATTCATTAGTAAAGGTGGACAACAGGACCAATATTCGGTTTACGGGTTTTTACGGCCATGCAGATTCAAACTTTAGAGACCAATCATGGGAAATTCTCAAGAGAATTGGAAGAGCAGTCAAAGAAGAATGGATAGTTGGGGGAGACTTTAATACCATTTTGGATGATGCGGAGGAGGAGGGAGAGAAAAGGAAGCCGAGAGCACAAATGGAGGCCTTCAAAGAAGTGTTAGAGGAGCTAACATTAGTCGATATCAAACCCACGAGGGGTTGGTTCACATGGATTAATAATAGGGACGGTAATGCTTTAGTAAAAGAGCGTCTAGATCGACTTGTGATGTCGTCTAATTCTGCTTCTATTTTCCCGTTTATAGATGCTGTTGTAGTCAGACAGACTAAATCGGATCATGACACGGTGCTGCTGGACACGTTAGGGAAAAAGCCTAAAGAGAAACGCAGAGATCCTAGGCTTGCCTTTCGTTACAACGTGTGTTGGGCAAAGGATAAAAGAGAAAAGGAGATCATAAAGAATAAGTGGTGTAGAAAGGACGAAAATACTCTAGAAAAAATCGATGGAATGCATGAGATTTTGGGGCCTTGgcaatttaaaaagtataataaaatgAAAGCTCAGATTAGTGTGTTGGCTGAGCATATTGATAGAATCATCGACGGGCCCACCACTTTATTTGATATGAACAACCGTAGGGAAGCGCGCATCAAGTTAGGCAACCTTTACTCTGAGGAGGAAAGCTACTGGGCACAAAGGTCCAGAATCAAATGGTTGAGGGAAGGGGATAGGAACACTAAGTTCTTCCATGTAAGAGCCACTAGCAGacacaagaaaaataatattgaGAGACTTCAAGACCATGGTGAACGGTGGGTGTATGACACCGAAGGTATTTTTCAGATCGCTGGAGATTATTTCCAAAATCTGTTTACATCGAGCATAGATTATAATGACGAGGTGGAAATGAACTATATCTCTATGTGTGTTGACCAAGGTATTAATAATATGCTCGTGAAGGATTTCACGGATGAGGAGATTTTAGCTGCTTTCAACCG comes from the Gossypium hirsutum isolate 1008001.06 chromosome A06, Gossypium_hirsutum_v2.1, whole genome shotgun sequence genome and includes:
- the LOC121230361 gene encoding uncharacterized protein is translated as MEAFKEVLEELTLVDIKPTRGWFTWINNRDGNALVKERLDRLVMSSNSASIFPFIDAVVVRQTKSDHDTVLLDTLGKKPKEKRRDPRLAFRYNVCWAKDKREKEIIKNKWCRKDENTLEKIDGMHEILGPWQFKKYNKMKAQISVLAEHIDRIIDGPTTLFDMNNRREARIKLGNLYSEEESYWAQRSRIKWLREGDRNTKFFHVRATSRHKKNNIERLQDHGERWVYDTEGINNMLVKDFTDEEILAAFNRMDPRKAPGIDGLSGVFFRENWKVVELFTKLLGKLWSIGRRRFCHLA